One stretch of Oryzias latipes chromosome 7, ASM223467v1 DNA includes these proteins:
- the LOC101170760 gene encoding oxysterol-binding protein-related protein 2 isoform X2, which yields MISRSNFSIWSILKKCIGMELSKIAMPVEFNEPLSFLQRISEYMEHTHLIHKACSLSDSVDRMQVVAAFAVSAVASQWERTGKPFNPLLGETYELIREDEGYRWISEQVSHHPPVSAFHAQSLKQEFEFHGSIYPKLKFWGKSVEAEPKGTMVLDLLKHKEVYTWTNPMCCVHNIILGKLWIEQYGSVEIINHSTGDKCVLNFKPCGMFGKDLHKVEGYIQDKSKKKRRVIYGKWTECIYSVDPKSYDAYKRAAGDPKRLKQENSCEGEEADEMPDVQETVTVIPGSALLWRITPRPAHSAQIYNFTSFAVTLNELEPGMEKLLAPTDCRLRPDIRAMENGDMELASAEKERLEEKQRAARRERSEEEETWSTRWFQLGVNPHTGAEDWFYTGGYFDRNYSDCPNIY from the exons GAGCTGTCCAAAATAGCCATGCCAGTTGAGTTTAATGAGCCGCTGAGCTTTCTCCAGAGAATCTCAGAATACATGGAACACACTCACCTCATCCACAAAGCCTGCAGCTTATCGGATTCTGTGGACCGGATGCAG GTTGttgctgcttttgctgtttcagCCGTAGCATCTCAATGGGAAAGGACAGGAAAGCCGTTTAATCCCTTGCTGGGGGAGACGTACGAGCTCATAAG AGAGGATGAGGGGTACAGGTGGATCTCAGAGCAGGTCAGCCACCACCCCCCAGTCAGTGCCTTCCATGCCCAATCTCTGAAGCAGGAGTTTGAGTTTCACGGCTCCATCTACCCAAAGCTGAAGTTCTGGGGCAAAAGCGTGGAGGCTGAGCCCAAAGGCACCATGGTGCTGGACTTACTAAA GCATAAAGAAGTGTACACGTGGACAAACCCAATGTGCTGCGTTCATAACATCATCTTGGGTAAACTGTGGATCGAACAGTATGGATCAGTGGAGATAATCAACCACAG CACAGGCGATAAATGTGTGCTGAACTTCAAACCATGTGGGATGTTTGGAAAGGACCTGCACAAAGTGGAGGGATACATTCAAGACAAAAG TAAGAAGAAGCGGAGGGTGATATATGGGAAGTGGACAGAGTGCATTTACAGTGTTGACCCTAAGAGTTATGACGCCTACAAGAGGGCAGCAGGTGACCCAAAGAGGTTGAAACAG GAGAACAGCTGTGAAGGTGAAGAAGCAGACGAGATGCCAGATGTTCAAGAGACTGTAACTGTGATACCAGGAAGTGCCTTATTGTGGAGGATCACGCCACGGCCGGCTCACTCGGCGCAG ATCTACAACTTCACCAGCTTTGCTGTGACGCTGAATGAGCTGGAGCCGGGGATGGAGAAGCTTCTGGCCCCAACAGACTGTCGGCTGAGGCCAGACATCAGAGCCATGGAGAACGGAGACATGG AACTGGCCAGTGCAGAAAAAGAACGTTTAGAGGAGAAACAGAGGGCAGCACGGAGGGAACGGTCCGAAGAAGAAGAGACGTGGTCGACAAG GTGGTTCCAGCTGGGAGTAAACCCCCACACAGGAGCAGAGGACTGGTTCTACACAGGGGGATACTTTGACAGGAATTACTCCGACTGTCCCAACATTTATTGA